The genomic window AAGCCGATATTGTAACCGTTTTTGGTCAATAAATTAAATATCAATCACTCCCAATCATTCCTGAAACATAACACTGAACAATATCGATATACAAAAATGCAAAAAGGCGACCTTTAGGTCGCCTTTATCTCATAGCCAATAATCTTACAAAAGATTAACGGCGTCGCTTCGTCAGTTCGATGACTCGTAACTGAGCAATGGCTTTAGCCAATTCACCAGCCGCTTGTGCGAAGTCCATGTCGCCATGCTGATTTTGGATATTCTCCACAGCCTTGCGTTTAGCTTCTTCCGCCTTTGCTGCGTCTAGCTCTTCACCACGGATAGCCGTATCAGCCAGTACAGTTGCAGTACCAGGTTGAACTTCTACCATACCACCAGAAACATAAATAATTTCTTCGTGGCCGTGCTGCTTAACAATACGCACCATACCAGGCTTGATAGCGGTCAACAGCGGAGTATGTCCATGGAAAATACCAAGTTCACCTTCGCTACCGGTCACCTGAAACGTCTCAACAAGGCCAGAGAAGATTTGTTTCTCAGCACTTACAACGTCTAGGTGAAAGGTTATTGTTGCCATATCGCCTCCTAGTTAGCCTTATAGCTTCTTAGCATTCTCAATAGCTTCGTCAATTGCACCACAGTACATAAACGCTTGCTCTGGAATATCATCGTATTCACCCGATAGAAGACCTTGGAAGCCACGTAGAGTCTCTTTTAGAGGTACGTAAACACCTGGGTCACCTGTAAATACTTCCGCTACGTGGTAAGGCTGAGTTAGGAACTTCTCAATCTTACGAGCACGAGATACGACTTGCTTATCTTCTTCAGATAGCTCATCCATACCTAGGATTGCAATGATATCTTTCAGCTCTTTGTAGCGCTGAAGAGTCGACTGAACGCCACGAGCAACGTCGTAATGTTCTTGTCCAACTACCAATGGATCCAGTTGACGTGAAGTAGAGTCTAACGGGTCGATCGCTGGGTATAGACCCATGGCTGCGATGTTACGGTTAAGTACAACCGTTGCATCCAAGTGAGCGAACGTTGTTGCTGGAGACGGGTCAGTCAAATCATCCGCAGGTACGTATACCGCCTGTACAGACGTGATAGAACCGGATTTTGTTGACGTGATACGCTCTTGTAGCACACCCATCT from Vibrio artabrorum includes these protein-coding regions:
- a CDS encoding F0F1 ATP synthase subunit epsilon — encoded protein: MATITFHLDVVSAEKQIFSGLVETFQVTGSEGELGIFHGHTPLLTAIKPGMVRIVKQHGHEEIIYVSGGMVEVQPGTATVLADTAIRGEELDAAKAEEAKRKAVENIQNQHGDMDFAQAAGELAKAIAQLRVIELTKRRR